The window TTAATCATTATATTTTGCGCGTCTTTTAAAAATCACGAGAGGTTAATATAAGATTTGTAACATCGTCCTTGTACCTAAATATAGATGTTCCAAGGCAACGTCAATGACGTTTGTTCTTTACTTCAAGTAaattccattttgtttttcttgttatcggtGTATTTTTTCTCCTCGATTTGtttttgggtttgtttttttttaggaaatcttattaaatatttaacttaAGAAAATTGGCAAAAGCaaatgatatatttattaaaacaaggatcttttttaaaatttgataagtATCTGAGCAAATACTAGAAAATTGgtcaataataaagaaaaagtcaTATAGTAAAACAGTTGTTGACTTTTGATTTCAGTTGATACAATGAGTTATCAACCCCTGAGATATGACATTCAACCTTGGTCGTCAGCCTTGGTGAATGGTATATCTCTTGGATAAATCATTTTATCAACTGaaatcaaaagtcaataattgcaTAATATATACACCTTCTTCTAAAATATCATATCTTTCTTTAAAATTAAGCTTTGATTTACTGTATACATTTGCATATCCTCAGTTCTTGATGACAGAAATCATTGATTTCGCTTTCAGATATACTGAATAGTAAGACAGACGATAAATACCGACACAAAAATGTTGCTGAAGGAAACTGAAATGATACGAAGAGCGACAATTGAGGATTATGATGCTGTCATCTCTATTTTACCCGGGAAAGACTATGATGGCGATTACCTACCGGATTACTTTCACATGTTGATGAACAATCAATCTATCAAAGCTTATGTGTATATCCTTGATGGCAAAATAGTATGTAActatttaaaaattctaaatacatatttggaatttcttttattaaggattaaccatgtacatgatgtagtacGGGTCGTTCGGTCATTAAACAAGTCCATCTAAACATTGAAATCGCTTGagttaataacatgaataaattaacaaataaaaagtaGGCGAATACAAATGCTTCACAAATGTAATAAGTTGAGTCCTATAGATATAATATTTGTAACGATATAACTAAAATTGAGGAATCCTTATTAAGGTTCATCCCGAAATATTGACACTGATGTCAGTCCAAAATGTAAGAATAGAATACCTCAAACTTTCTTTTTTCCTCAGCTTATTTTGGAAACGAATGTACTGACAGTCGTGGAGTAAAATGTATATGATGTATCCCATGGGTGGAAGGGGTGTTTTTCGGCGATTTATCTACCCCTACCCTATTCATTTATTAACTTTTGGGAAAATTCCTACCCATTCATATTTTTAATGAGAAAAACAAAAcccatttataaattttaaggCAATCAAACATACCATTTGTGATCCATTTAAAATCATTCATACAGATAAGAACAAGAAAGAACAGTACACAGTTTTCACAAATTTCATCAACAGAAGATGAAATTTTGTGAACAattgacatatactttttttatcaattgttcATTGAAACATATGTCAttgttaaaaatatcaataacatGTATCTTATTTAGAATTAAACAAGGGCAAGCTTTCTCGTGTCATGTTGAGTCATGTATAGAATTAAcaaagataccaggtttaaaattgtGTTAGAAAGGCGCGCAACAGACTCAATTGATGCCCGAATAAAAGAAGTTCAAATGACGTCTTTTATTAAATCCCTTGGATGTGTACTAGTTGATTGaatgaaaatttgttttatttatgagttGTAAAAGGCTTTGACGAATCTTGTTTGAAGGCGTGTGTATTCTGGTACTTGATTCCAATTAATGCGCTTTGAACTTGTATCATTATCCTGTTTCAGAGTTAAATAtgtttcttattttaaaataagttgacAATATGCTTATATCGACGTGATTTGAACTTTGCTGGAtggttgtcacattggcattccTTTCCCGTCTCCTTaagtatttttatattaaattaaatcaaacaaGCCATATATTTAAAAGGAAATGATGTTTCTATTTGAATTGTATTAAATTAAGAAGCCATATTTACCCTAGCCTCTTCCATCTTGTTTGCTTAAACATAAAATATAGGGTCGTGGATTATAGAGGCGAGTATTTCCATACCAATGTTCCACGTTTGTTATCTGTAAAGCTTTCTTTTAAGACTGGCTTCCAAATTGTATACCTGGTAGACGGTGGAACAACTGGGGTTATGAGAAGTGGTCGTATACGAAAAGACACACAAGGCAAAGGTGTATTGAGAAAACTTGGAGAATTCATCATGGAAAAAAATCCTAGCTTGACACATGTTGTATTTGCTACTGGCACAAATGTACCAACTATCTTTCAGAATATTAGAAATGGAGAATATCAATTTGTTGCGAAAagggtatttttttatattatatcattatttaaaatatatatggtaCGATTGCCCATCAGGCAACTCTCAAGCAGACACCAACATGACATAGAACTATTCAACTGTATGTCTCCGTACGACTTTAGCATTGAGAAAAAGCAATACAACAAACCATGCTATAAAATGCCCGGAAATGACAATTGTAaattaattcaaacgagaaaacgaacgggttgatgtatgtacaaaacaaaaactaaaaacaattataatatacTGCTAGCGGTGTTAGCCCAACTGAAAGTTAACTGCGATAGAatttttgttataaacaatgcaAGAATATCTGTTCTGTTCTTCCGAGTGACCGTGAAAGGGCTGTATAGCcattcaaggtcgttaaaaacttcaatTTGTTGTTTTCTTCCGTTTATATGTGTGTCATGAGTttaataatattacaaaataGTTCGTCTGTTTGGGACTTTTATATTGAAGGAATTTGTGTGCCCCACTTacttctggtctgtgcgttcgttcgtttgtccgttcgtttgtcTGTCCGCTTTcgtgttaaagtttttggtcgaggtagtttttgatgaagttgaagcccaatcaacttaaaactttttttttaacttgaaacttagtatacatgctctctatgatatgatttttctaatttaaatgcaaaattacaattttcatcccagtttcacggtccactaaccatagaaaatgacagtgcgagttaggcatccgtgtactatggacacattaatTCTTGTTATTTTATGACATGATAAAAAAcgattttcaaaaacattttcaactgaccgtgtttttttattataaaagtaaacatgtaATTTTACTTTTAGGTTTGTTTATATTATCAGACTAACAAACATTCATTAATAGAACATTAACCTGAGATAGACATTCTTGAAAAAACTAAAGTTCTGAACCAAAAAGACTTAATTCAAACCATAAAAGACCAGGACTTTTATTCACAGATGTTTAAAGACAACCGATTAATTATAGACACTGTTCCGTACCGACTTATGGAATCGAACATTCCCATGATACTCATGGAAAGAACAAAAGCAGTGGCATCGTATCTTGACGACAATAAGAAAAGTATTATTACTTTTGGAAGTTATTTCAAGCTTAGCAATGGTGAACtattttgtaatttggatatCTATGGAAATGTAGGAAATGCATTGGATCACCATATTTACATTCATATTCAACATTTTGTTGAGCACATTACGGATATATTCACTATTGAAGTTCGCTGTCACGAATCATCGCCAATTATAGATAAGGCAATGTCAGAGAATGGACTCATGTTAGTATCTGTTGGTAAATTTGTTCGAAATGAACTTATATGTGTTGAAAAATCATATTATCCAAACGCTGAACAAGCCAGATTGTGAATGGTTTCTTACAACTGATTCTTCAAAACTCATATAGACAAACAACATCAATCATTGTTCAAATGCTTTACTTTAATTTGTTTCTATTGGTTACCTATGATCATAAAAAAGTGGCCTTCTATGGTGCTTCAGTATACTTAAAACTCATGCTTAAAttatcttgaataaaaaaaatattctggaatcCTCTTTCtatatcaaagagggacgaaagataccaaagggacagtcaactcataaatcgaaaataaactgacaacgccatggctaaaaatgaaaaagacaaacagacaaacaatagactaagtacacatgacacaacatagaaaactaaagaataaacaacacgaaccccaccaaaaactaggggtgatctcaggtgctctggaagggtaagcagatcctaatCCACAAAATGCACAAGCCATAATAATAATGTagtaatttctttaaaattggtCAGGTTGACTGTTTAAAGGAGTAGGTAAGGGCCGAATTAGGCCTTAattttcaggttcatctgacgaaagattttagatactttttaaacacttaagtgtctatttcagttgattcaattagtttatatgaaagattttactgatttactcattaaaaatgctccgattcaagctttaaaaatatgaaaaatctatcatataattatgccaaaaaatgtcacttttcagatggtttttgtcaaaaatgaaagtggccgcatccgtgtccATCTTCAATATTTATATGTGTTATGCATCATCATCaaacacaacttacatttcaatattgtgaatgaacacaaatgcggccgctttcatttaagacggaaaccgttaaaaaaaaactaaaatgttaaaattgtgaagatttcagtaatttagcatgaaataatgatgctagtacccaatatatgttcATTGTAGtgtcaaaaaacagcccatatttatgtagcagaagcattctactttccaataaataatatatactaaaagtttacattttaccaattttgtaaaactgctatattttggggccaaaaatgtgtcttaccggacctactcctttgtcctAATTCTGTGCTGCTGATTTTTACAAGACGTTGAATCAATATTATCGGGAACATAGTTTAATTTTATCCGCTTTATGACACCATTTTGTTACTATTGACACACTTTTGAATCACGTTTTCGAATAACTGAACTTACATATTACTTTAATGGGCCGCATtgtcagtcaaactcataaatcgaaaataaactgacaacgccatggctaaaaatgaaaaagacaaacagacaaacaatagaatatgtacacatgacacaacatagaaaactaaagaataaacaacacgaaccccaccaaaaactaggggtgatctcaggtgctctggaagggtaagcagatcctaatCCACAAAATGCACAAGCCATAATAATAATGTagtaatttctttaaaattggtCAGGTTGACTGTTTAAATGACACCATTTTGTTACTTTTGACACACATTTGAATCACGTTTTCGAATAATTGAACTTACATATTACTTTAATGGGCCGTATTGTCTGTTAAATAACAGATCAAATCATATTTAGTTATAATATTTCATTTAGGCTATCAAATTTTCCTCAACAAATGGAATGCTtactaaaacatattataaaagtaCACAAGATTGAACGACAGTTTGCACGACATTAAATGTTTGCATGTTTAACTTTGATCTGTGTTTCATTTAACCAGAGATTTTTTCTCATATCAATGAACTAATGGCGCTTCGGTTGTAGTACAGCGATTCCATTGACAAGTCTATTCTAAATTGCTGTCGGAGGTTAgataatatttttacaatatgCATGATTGGATAAACATTACCGATCTTGACTTTCTTTGTATAAAAAAGTTACTTACATGTCGAAAAAGTAAACATGTCTACAATTGTGTTTGATTTTCTCACACGTTGTTGTCAATAGAATGAGcttctatgcgactgtcataaaaataTGAGGTTAAtctcgctataaaaccaggtttatttcATAATGTTCTACCTAAGGAAATTCCGATACCAAGTTAGAAATATGGCTGTTGTTTTCGACGTGTTATGTATGTTTGAGCTTTGGATTTAGCCAATTGAAAGATATATTAGCTTT of the Mytilus galloprovincialis chromosome 8, xbMytGall1.hap1.1, whole genome shotgun sequence genome contains:
- the LOC143043267 gene encoding histidine N-acetyltransferase-like, producing MLLKETEMIRRATIEDYDAVISILPGKDYDGDYLPDYFHMLMNNQSIKAYVYILDGKITGFQIVYLVDGGTTGVMRSGRIRKDTQGKGVLRKLGEFIMEKNPSLTHVVFATGTNVPTIFQNIRNGEYQFVAKRVCLYYQTNKHSLIEH